CACGCGTGGTATATGCAGTTTTCTCATCAGAGCGAAAAGGGTGGCTCTGCTCGTCGATGGCAGCCTGGCTGGCGGTAATCACACCACGGTGTGGGAAGCCGACAAACAGGTCTCCGGCA
The Candidatus Zixiibacteriota bacterium DNA segment above includes these coding regions:
- a CDS encoding T9SS type A sorting domain-containing protein, which encodes MALLVDGSLAGGNHTTVWEADKQVSGIYFYRLRTEGATKTKKMLLLK